One segment of Rhizobium sp. NXC14 DNA contains the following:
- a CDS encoding LacI family DNA-binding transcriptional regulator, whose amino-acid sequence MEDFSEFVGLSRPTVSKYFSDPMSVRQKTRETIEQALKKSGFRPNIFAVNLNRRRSNILGVIIPNSTDPFYMALTRRIELIANETGFLAFVLSSDGKAEMEDRAIKTLKSMNVAGAIIAPLGVESHHATLDELGRSVPLIYVDSPLDETSSFVGTNNRQSFSLIVDYLCRSGEPPCYFGMPHVNTNALTRQTAYLEAMEQFRMAPSIVELADSKSWDFERFGFEEATRILTSGQGFPTRTVLCANDRVAFGVIAAAFQQGLKVGHGASHDLRVAGHDDHPLSRYACPPITTVAQNYNEIGRLAIELLLERLGEGEGPAAPAGRILLNAELMLRTSA is encoded by the coding sequence ATGGAGGACTTTTCCGAGTTCGTCGGCCTGTCGCGTCCCACCGTCTCCAAATATTTCAGCGATCCGATGTCCGTGCGTCAAAAGACCCGGGAGACGATCGAGCAGGCGCTGAAAAAATCGGGATTTCGGCCGAATATATTCGCCGTCAATCTCAACCGCCGGCGCAGCAACATCCTCGGCGTCATCATTCCCAATTCCACCGATCCCTTTTACATGGCGCTCACCCGCCGCATCGAACTGATCGCCAATGAGACCGGCTTCCTAGCCTTCGTCCTGTCCTCGGACGGCAAGGCCGAGATGGAAGACCGGGCGATCAAGACGCTGAAATCGATGAATGTCGCCGGCGCGATCATCGCGCCGCTCGGCGTCGAGTCCCATCATGCGACGCTCGACGAGCTCGGCCGCAGCGTACCCCTCATCTATGTGGACTCGCCGCTCGATGAGACGTCTTCCTTCGTCGGCACCAACAATCGCCAGAGTTTCAGCCTGATCGTCGATTATCTCTGCCGCTCGGGCGAGCCGCCCTGCTATTTCGGCATGCCACATGTTAACACCAACGCCCTGACACGCCAGACGGCGTACCTGGAGGCGATGGAGCAATTCCGCATGGCGCCCAGCATTGTCGAGCTTGCGGATAGCAAGAGCTGGGATTTCGAGCGTTTCGGCTTCGAGGAGGCAACCCGCATCCTGACGTCTGGCCAAGGCTTCCCGACGCGAACCGTGCTTTGCGCCAACGACCGCGTCGCTTTCGGCGTCATCGCCGCCGCCTTCCAGCAGGGCCTCAAGGTTGGCCACGGCGCCAGCCATGACCTGCGTGTCGCCGGACATGACGACCATCCACTGTCCCGATACGCCTGCCCGCCGATAACGACAGTTGCGCAGAACTATAACGAGATCGGCAGGCTGGCGATCGAACTGCTGCTCGAACGGCTCGGCGAAGGGGAGGGGCCCGCCGCACCGGCGGGCCGCATTCTTCTCAATGCCGAACTGATGCTGCGAACCTCGGCCTGA
- a CDS encoding alcohol dehydrogenase catalytic domain-containing protein, producing MESICYTEKGVAVTTALPLPELRPGHALVRVRAAGLCHTDIDVLHGRYGEGRFPLVPCHEYAGVVEAVAGDVSGVAVGARVVVDPNLPCGECRACRKGLTNLCRDLKAYGVTENGGFAEYSLVRTDHLYEIGDLDFNLAALAEPLACVLNGLGSAGLEAGPAVPENALVFGAGPIGLLLALSLKAKGVPLVMVADINEGRLALAKKLGLETAVPESAALSGLLRAFDFVADATGIARVVEGMIDFVADGGTVLVFGVCAPDQRISISPFELFRRQIHFAGSHSLNRNIPEALDILRRDKGAMAALVSHRLPLGEVLHFITKKSADPATMKVQFSAD from the coding sequence ATGGAATCCATTTGTTATACCGAAAAGGGCGTCGCGGTCACCACGGCGCTGCCGCTGCCGGAACTGAGGCCCGGCCATGCGCTGGTGCGCGTGCGCGCGGCCGGCCTCTGCCATACCGATATCGACGTCCTCCATGGCCGTTACGGAGAGGGTCGCTTCCCTCTGGTTCCCTGCCATGAATATGCCGGCGTGGTCGAGGCGGTCGCGGGCGATGTCTCCGGTGTTGCCGTCGGCGCGCGGGTCGTCGTCGATCCCAATCTTCCCTGCGGAGAGTGCCGGGCCTGCCGCAAGGGACTGACCAATCTCTGCCGCGACCTGAAAGCCTATGGCGTTACGGAGAATGGCGGTTTTGCTGAATACAGCCTGGTCAGGACCGACCATCTGTATGAGATCGGCGACCTCGACTTCAACCTAGCCGCGCTCGCCGAACCGCTCGCCTGCGTCTTAAACGGCCTTGGCAGCGCCGGCCTCGAAGCCGGTCCCGCGGTACCGGAAAACGCATTGGTCTTCGGCGCCGGGCCGATCGGGCTGCTGCTGGCGCTGTCCCTGAAAGCCAAGGGCGTTCCACTGGTAATGGTCGCCGATATCAATGAGGGGCGGCTTGCCCTTGCGAAAAAGCTGGGGCTGGAGACGGCCGTCCCCGAATCCGCGGCACTTTCAGGCCTCCTCCGGGCCTTCGATTTCGTCGCCGATGCGACCGGCATCGCTCGGGTCGTCGAAGGCATGATCGACTTCGTCGCCGATGGCGGTACGGTTCTTGTCTTCGGGGTCTGCGCACCGGACCAGCGCATTTCCATTTCGCCCTTCGAGCTTTTTCGACGCCAGATCCATTTCGCCGGCTCCCATTCGCTGAACCGCAACATCCCTGAGGCCCTCGACATTCTCCGAAGGGACAAAGGCGCGATGGCTGCACTGGTTTCCCATCGTCTGCCGCTCGGCGAAGTGCTGCATTTCATCACCAAGAAATCCGCTGATCCGGCAACGATGAAAGTGCAGTTTTCAGCTGACTAG
- a CDS encoding L-iditol 2-dehydrogenase yields the protein MRLKDKIALITGGARGIGLGFAEAFVKEGAKVVIADIDIERATRSAAAIGPAAKAMQLDVTDLAAIDAVVNTIDAEFGGIDILINNAAIFDMAPVNDITEESYDRVFSINLKGPLFMMKAVSNVMIKRGRGGKIINMASQAGRRGEALVLLYCASKAAIISATQSAALALVKHGINVNAIAPGVVDGEHWDVVDAHFAKWEGLKPGEKKAAVAKSVPIGRFATPDDIKGLAVFLASADSDYILAQTYNVDGGNWMS from the coding sequence ATGAGACTGAAAGACAAGATCGCCCTGATTACCGGCGGGGCACGCGGCATCGGACTGGGCTTCGCCGAAGCCTTCGTCAAAGAGGGCGCCAAAGTCGTCATCGCCGATATTGACATCGAACGGGCGACGAGATCCGCCGCTGCGATCGGCCCCGCAGCCAAGGCAATGCAGCTTGACGTTACAGATCTTGCTGCGATCGATGCCGTCGTCAATACGATCGATGCCGAGTTCGGCGGCATCGACATTCTGATCAACAATGCCGCCATCTTCGACATGGCACCGGTCAACGACATCACCGAGGAAAGTTATGACCGCGTCTTCTCGATCAATCTGAAGGGACCGCTGTTCATGATGAAGGCAGTCTCGAATGTCATGATCAAGCGGGGCAGGGGCGGTAAGATCATCAACATGGCAAGCCAGGCCGGCCGTCGCGGCGAAGCCTTGGTGCTTCTCTATTGCGCTTCCAAGGCCGCCATCATCTCGGCAACGCAGTCGGCCGCACTTGCCCTCGTGAAACACGGCATCAACGTCAATGCGATTGCACCGGGCGTCGTCGACGGTGAGCATTGGGATGTCGTCGATGCCCATTTCGCCAAGTGGGAGGGCTTGAAGCCGGGTGAGAAGAAGGCAGCGGTTGCCAAATCCGTTCCGATCGGCCGTTTCGCCACACCTGACGACATCAAGGGTCTGGCCGTCTTCCTCGCCTCCGCCGATAGCGATTATATTCTCGCCCAGACATACAATGTCGACGGCGGCAATTGGATGAGTTGA
- a CDS encoding sugar ABC transporter substrate-binding protein, protein MSKIICIFSASVACLALTAGMAGADELTIATVNNGDMIIMQKLSPEWEKETGNKLNWVVLEENVLRQKVTTDIATKSGQYDIITIGGYEAPIWGKQGWLAPVGDLGDDYDYDDLLAPIKTGLTVDGKLYAVPFYTESSFTLYRKDLFDAAGIKMPDEPTYDQIKEYAAKLTDKSKEQYGICLRGKPGWGENMAFLGTMINSYGGRWFDMDWKPQINSEPWKKAITDYVELMTKYGPPGAIGNGFNENQALFSTGHCAMWIDATSAAGRVYDPKQSKVADKIAFTRAPVAVTANGSSWSWSWNLAIPATSTKLDAAKSFLKWATSKDYVKMVGEKEGWVAVPPGTRKSTYALAEYQKAAPFADTVLKAILSADPAKPTKDPVPYTGVQFVAIPEFQGIGTIVGQQIGAALSGQQSVDAALDNAQNQVERDMKKAGYPK, encoded by the coding sequence ATGAGCAAGATCATTTGCATCTTTTCTGCATCCGTCGCCTGCCTCGCGCTCACCGCCGGGATGGCGGGCGCCGATGAACTGACGATCGCCACCGTCAACAATGGCGACATGATCATCATGCAGAAACTGTCGCCGGAATGGGAAAAGGAGACCGGCAACAAGCTCAACTGGGTGGTTCTGGAGGAAAACGTCCTGCGCCAGAAGGTAACCACCGATATTGCGACGAAGAGCGGCCAGTACGACATCATCACGATCGGCGGTTACGAAGCACCGATCTGGGGCAAGCAAGGCTGGCTGGCGCCCGTTGGCGACCTCGGCGACGATTACGACTATGACGATCTGCTCGCCCCGATCAAGACGGGGCTGACCGTCGACGGCAAGCTCTATGCCGTGCCCTTCTATACGGAAAGTTCGTTCACGCTCTATCGCAAGGATCTCTTCGACGCCGCGGGCATCAAGATGCCGGATGAGCCAACCTACGATCAGATCAAGGAATATGCGGCCAAGCTGACCGACAAGTCCAAGGAACAATACGGCATCTGCCTGCGCGGCAAGCCTGGCTGGGGCGAGAACATGGCGTTCCTCGGCACGATGATCAACTCCTATGGCGGGCGTTGGTTCGACATGGATTGGAAACCGCAGATCAATTCCGAGCCCTGGAAGAAGGCAATTACAGACTATGTCGAGTTGATGACCAAATACGGTCCTCCTGGCGCGATCGGTAACGGTTTTAACGAAAACCAGGCGCTGTTTTCGACCGGGCATTGCGCAATGTGGATCGATGCGACCTCGGCTGCCGGCCGCGTTTATGACCCGAAGCAGAGCAAGGTCGCCGACAAGATCGCCTTCACCCGCGCTCCTGTCGCCGTCACCGCCAACGGCTCGAGCTGGTCATGGTCCTGGAACCTGGCGATTCCAGCCACCTCGACCAAACTTGATGCGGCTAAATCCTTCCTGAAATGGGCGACCTCCAAGGACTACGTGAAGATGGTGGGTGAGAAGGAAGGCTGGGTCGCTGTGCCGCCCGGCACACGCAAATCCACTTACGCCCTGGCTGAATATCAGAAGGCGGCCCCCTTTGCCGATACGGTGTTGAAGGCAATACTTTCGGCCGACCCGGCAAAGCCGACCAAGGATCCTGTTCCTTATACCGGCGTGCAATTCGTCGCCATTCCGGAATTCCAGGGCATCGGCACCATCGTCGGTCAACAGATCGGTGCGGCATTGTCCGGCCAGCAATCCGTCGATGCCGCTCTCGACAACGCCCAGAACCAGGTCGAGCGCGACATGAAAAAGGCAGGCTACCCAAAGTGA
- a CDS encoding sugar kinase, giving the protein MPSRPKALAPEALGPTITIGEILVEIMAATVGAGFLEPQSLTGPYPSGAPAIFIDQVARMGGASGIIASVGKDDFGRLNIERLRRDGVDVSAVAVKEDWPTGSAFVRYRSDGARDFVFNIARSAAGQIALTPAAEALVERAGHVHVMGTALSIPGAREVILDAIETVRARGGSVSLDPNLRKELLTDHGVLESFDKVLAAADLLLPSGDELFTAAGVTDEAGAVAKLLESGIGEIVLKRGEQGASFFGRDLARVDCAAFAVDEIDPTGAGDCFGAAYLTCRRKGMTPEAALLHANAAGARNVTRLGPMEGVSTLAELTAFIAETPRR; this is encoded by the coding sequence ATGCCGTCACGTCCCAAGGCACTTGCGCCAGAGGCGCTCGGACCGACGATCACAATTGGCGAAATTCTGGTGGAGATCATGGCGGCCACGGTCGGCGCCGGCTTCCTCGAGCCGCAATCGCTAACCGGGCCCTATCCGAGTGGCGCGCCGGCCATTTTCATCGATCAGGTCGCGCGCATGGGCGGTGCCAGCGGCATCATCGCCAGCGTCGGCAAGGATGATTTCGGTCGGCTGAACATCGAACGCCTGCGACGGGACGGCGTCGACGTCTCTGCCGTCGCCGTTAAAGAGGACTGGCCGACCGGCAGCGCATTCGTCCGCTATCGATCCGACGGGGCCCGCGATTTCGTCTTCAATATCGCCAGGTCCGCTGCCGGTCAGATCGCTCTGACGCCTGCGGCCGAGGCGCTCGTCGAGCGCGCCGGCCATGTGCACGTCATGGGAACGGCTCTTTCCATTCCCGGCGCCCGCGAGGTGATTCTCGACGCTATCGAGACGGTGCGCGCCCGCGGCGGATCGGTGTCTCTGGATCCCAATCTCCGTAAGGAGCTGCTGACGGATCATGGCGTCCTGGAAAGTTTCGACAAGGTGCTGGCCGCAGCCGATCTGTTGCTGCCATCAGGCGACGAGCTTTTCACCGCCGCTGGAGTAACTGACGAGGCCGGGGCTGTCGCAAAGTTGCTGGAAAGCGGTATCGGTGAAATCGTCCTCAAACGGGGCGAACAGGGCGCGTCCTTCTTCGGCCGCGATCTCGCGCGCGTTGATTGCGCCGCTTTTGCGGTCGACGAGATCGATCCGACCGGCGCCGGGGATTGCTTCGGCGCTGCCTACCTCACCTGTCGCCGTAAGGGCATGACCCCGGAGGCAGCCCTCCTCCATGCCAATGCAGCCGGCGCCCGCAATGTGACCCGGCTGGGCCCGATGGAAGGCGTTTCCACCCTTGCCGAACTGACGGCCTTCATCGCTGAGACCCCGAGGAGATAG
- a CDS encoding D-tagatose-bisphosphate aldolase, class II, non-catalytic subunit — protein sequence MDRILTRLATARREGTPFGITSVCSAHPLVLKAAIRRAVRDGRPVLIEATCNQVNHLGGYTGMTPEGFIGFAERIATEEGLDRSQMIFGGDHLGPNPWRKEKPEAALDKAEAMVEAYVRAGFGKIHLDASMGCAGEPAALDDRTIAERAARLAQVSERTAKAIGGPLPLYILGTEVPVPGGADHALEELQPTTPEAARATIAIHREIFSQAGLEDAFSRVIAFVVQPGVEFGSENVIGYRPELATELTALLDEEPQFVFEAHSTDYQTRDALRRLVQDGFPILKVGPGLTFALREAAYALDLIATEMVPGYGDRPLAAAMEAVMLSAPGDWQAHYHGDATALRLQRHYSYSDRIRYYWNRPEADRSFEKLLGALRGKTIPETLLHQFLPQLSAAEAGDPENILISAVDRVLADYQSACGRPI from the coding sequence ATGGACCGGATTTTGACCCGTCTTGCAACTGCGCGGCGCGAAGGCACCCCCTTCGGCATTACCTCCGTCTGCTCCGCCCATCCCCTCGTCCTCAAGGCCGCCATCCGGCGGGCGGTGCGCGACGGCCGGCCGGTCCTGATCGAGGCGACCTGCAATCAGGTCAACCATCTCGGCGGCTATACCGGCATGACGCCGGAAGGCTTCATCGGCTTTGCCGAGCGCATTGCTACCGAGGAAGGGCTCGACCGTTCGCAGATGATCTTCGGGGGTGATCACCTAGGTCCCAATCCGTGGCGCAAGGAAAAGCCGGAGGCCGCACTCGATAAGGCCGAGGCGATGGTTGAAGCTTACGTCCGAGCCGGGTTCGGCAAGATCCATCTCGATGCATCGATGGGCTGTGCCGGCGAGCCGGCCGCGCTCGACGACCGGACCATCGCCGAGCGCGCCGCCCGACTGGCGCAGGTGAGCGAAAGGACCGCGAAGGCGATCGGCGGGCCGCTGCCGCTTTATATTCTCGGCACCGAGGTTCCGGTGCCGGGCGGCGCCGACCATGCCCTCGAAGAACTCCAGCCGACCACGCCGGAGGCTGCCCGGGCGACGATCGCCATTCATCGCGAGATCTTTTCGCAGGCGGGATTGGAAGACGCCTTTTCCCGCGTCATCGCTTTCGTCGTCCAGCCGGGCGTCGAATTCGGCAGCGAGAACGTAATCGGCTACAGGCCCGAACTTGCGACTGAATTGACCGCACTTCTCGACGAGGAACCGCAATTCGTCTTCGAAGCTCATTCCACGGATTATCAGACGCGCGATGCGCTGAGGCGCCTGGTGCAGGACGGCTTTCCGATCCTGAAGGTCGGCCCCGGCCTGACCTTTGCGTTGCGCGAGGCCGCCTATGCGCTTGATTTGATCGCCACCGAAATGGTGCCCGGTTATGGCGACAGGCCGCTCGCCGCCGCGATGGAGGCGGTGATGTTGTCGGCGCCCGGCGACTGGCAGGCCCATTATCACGGTGACGCCACCGCCCTGCGCTTGCAACGGCACTATAGCTACAGCGACCGCATCCGCTACTATTGGAATAGGCCCGAGGCCGACCGGTCTTTCGAGAAGCTGCTCGGCGCGCTGCGTGGCAAGACCATTCCGGAAACGCTGCTTCACCAATTCCTGCCGCAGCTTTCTGCGGCCGAAGCCGGCGATCCCGAGAATATTCTGATTTCAGCGGTCGATCGCGTTCTTGCCGACTATCAGAGCGCCTGCGGCAGGCCAATCTGA
- a CDS encoding TetR/AcrR family transcriptional regulator, which yields MRYSAEHKQETRMRVIAAAGQIFRKEGYGGAGIDALTKAAGVTNGAFYGHFKSKGEAFRTAVLAGLEELRQGIAALKANQPKDWLTTFVGYYLGYKRTCELDESCALPSLSPDVMRADDETRNAYTEEIKRLVEEVAAGLQEGAIQGQSDPRREDRAILLLAMLSGGVTLARAVSDPALSERIADVIAQAALTVMEPGN from the coding sequence ATGCGTTACAGTGCCGAACACAAGCAAGAGACCCGAATGCGAGTCATCGCGGCGGCCGGGCAGATTTTCAGAAAGGAAGGCTATGGCGGTGCCGGTATTGATGCGTTGACCAAGGCAGCGGGCGTGACCAACGGCGCATTCTACGGACACTTCAAGTCAAAGGGCGAAGCCTTTCGCACAGCCGTGCTGGCGGGCCTCGAAGAACTGCGGCAGGGAATTGCGGCGCTGAAAGCCAATCAACCGAAAGACTGGCTGACGACATTCGTCGGCTACTATCTCGGCTATAAAAGGACCTGCGAGTTGGATGAGAGCTGCGCTCTGCCGAGCCTTTCCCCCGACGTGATGCGCGCGGACGATGAAACGCGAAACGCCTATACGGAAGAGATCAAACGCCTCGTCGAGGAAGTCGCCGCCGGCCTGCAAGAGGGTGCGATACAGGGCCAATCCGACCCGCGGCGCGAGGATCGGGCGATCCTGCTGCTCGCCATGCTGAGCGGCGGCGTTACCTTGGCGCGCGCCGTCTCCGACCCAGCGCTGTCCGAACGCATCGCAGATGTCATCGCGCAGGCTGCGTTGACAGTGATGGAGCCTGGAAATTGA
- a CDS encoding Tautomerase enzyme, which produces MPITLTVPQGMLSQQAQAQVFAGLTNALLDVADLTGNAFMTANIVGTINVLPREHVLAGGAPVAAAFIELKLPEIALASAEAKQAFFEKAADVVERAAEGRLKREHIWSNIVYAPEGAWGIAGRSYNNAEFVGAIQGAATAS; this is translated from the coding sequence ATGCCCATTACACTCACCGTGCCGCAAGGCATGCTTTCGCAGCAAGCACAGGCGCAAGTCTTTGCCGGACTGACTAACGCGTTGCTTGATGTTGCCGATTTGACCGGCAATGCTTTCATGACCGCCAATATCGTCGGCACCATCAACGTGCTGCCGCGCGAACATGTGCTTGCCGGGGGAGCGCCAGTTGCCGCTGCGTTCATCGAACTCAAGCTGCCCGAGATCGCACTGGCGAGCGCTGAAGCAAAACAGGCTTTCTTCGAAAAAGCGGCCGATGTGGTCGAACGGGCCGCGGAGGGCCGGCTGAAGCGCGAGCATATATGGTCCAATATCGTCTATGCGCCTGAGGGGGCCTGGGGTATCGCCGGCCGCAGCTACAACAACGCCGAGTTTGTCGGCGCCATCCAGGGCGCGGCTACCGCCTCGTAA
- a CDS encoding VOC family protein, which produces MQLANYLFFSSGCEEALGFYAECGLGHVTQLKRHGADGMPIASETMRGKVMHARFEGPGIMFFASDNHDAEPMRGSAHMLIMDDHDRTDRLFARLAEGGEITTPLAVQPWGSYYGKFTDRFGVQWMLDCLA; this is translated from the coding sequence ATGCAGCTTGCCAACTATCTGTTCTTTTCCTCCGGCTGCGAGGAGGCGCTCGGCTTTTATGCCGAATGCGGGCTCGGGCATGTCACGCAGTTGAAGCGGCACGGCGCAGACGGAATGCCTATTGCCAGTGAAACCATGCGGGGCAAGGTTATGCATGCTCGCTTCGAAGGACCTGGCATCATGTTTTTCGCCTCGGACAATCATGATGCCGAGCCGATGCGCGGCTCCGCCCATATGCTGATCATGGACGACCATGACAGGACTGACAGGCTTTTCGCCCGGCTGGCCGAAGGCGGTGAGATAACGACACCCCTCGCCGTGCAGCCGTGGGGGAGTTACTACGGCAAGTTCACCGATCGCTTTGGTGTTCAGTGGATGCTCGATTGCTTGGCGTGA
- a CDS encoding SDR family NAD(P)-dependent oxidoreductase: MIFDRFRLDGQVALVTGGTRGIGLAIAEALGEAGAKIFISGRNRNAAADERLAKAGVDCDFVAADMMKDNAADALVTETLSRAGRLDILVNNAGIAIHGDSGEFSDAIWREIMTVNVDAVFRACRAALAPMRRQGGGVILNIGSISGIISNIPQNQVAYNASKAAVHMMTKSLASEVAAENIRVNAIAPGYIETDMSRGGIANPDWFPTWRSMTPMDRVGQPEEVAGAALFLCSAAASYVTGEVLVIDGGYTTR; encoded by the coding sequence ATGATCTTCGACAGATTTCGCCTGGACGGACAGGTGGCGCTGGTGACCGGCGGCACGCGCGGCATCGGCCTGGCGATCGCCGAAGCACTGGGAGAGGCGGGCGCCAAAATCTTCATCAGCGGAAGAAACCGCAACGCGGCGGCGGACGAGCGGCTGGCCAAAGCCGGGGTCGATTGCGATTTCGTCGCCGCCGACATGATGAAAGATAATGCCGCCGATGCGCTCGTCACTGAGACCCTCTCACGGGCGGGTCGGCTCGATATCCTCGTCAACAATGCCGGTATCGCCATTCATGGCGACAGTGGGGAATTCTCCGATGCCATCTGGCGCGAGATCATGACCGTCAATGTCGATGCCGTCTTCCGCGCCTGCCGCGCAGCACTTGCACCGATGCGGCGCCAGGGCGGCGGCGTTATCCTCAATATCGGCTCGATCTCCGGCATCATATCCAACATTCCGCAGAACCAGGTCGCCTACAACGCCTCCAAAGCGGCGGTCCACATGATGACGAAGAGCCTGGCAAGCGAGGTCGCCGCCGAGAACATCCGCGTCAATGCCATTGCGCCCGGCTATATCGAGACCGATATGTCGCGCGGCGGCATCGCCAATCCCGACTGGTTCCCGACCTGGCGCAGCATGACGCCGATGGACCGTGTCGGGCAGCCGGAGGAGGTGGCGGGTGCAGCCTTGTTCCTCTGCTCGGCCGCGGCAAGCTATGTCACCGGCGAAGTGCTGGTCATCGATGGTGGCTATACAACACGATAA
- a CDS encoding SDR family oxidoreductase, whose protein sequence is MGQDLSGKVAAVTGAASGIGLECARTMLASGARVALIDRNEEALRDVCSKLGEQAIPLVIDLLDPKSVGQMMPAILEKAGQLDIFHANAGSYIGGEVLDGDPDAWDRMLNLNINAAFRSVHAVLPHMVERKTGDVILTSSVAGMIPVVWEPIYTASKHAVQAFVHTLRRQVAKHGLRVGAVAPGPVVTALLSDWPQEKLDEALAAGGLMEPKEVAEAVLFMLTRPRNVTIRDLVILPQSTDI, encoded by the coding sequence ATGGGACAGGATCTGTCTGGAAAAGTCGCGGCTGTTACCGGGGCCGCGTCGGGTATTGGCCTGGAGTGCGCCAGGACCATGCTTGCATCAGGCGCGCGGGTCGCGCTGATCGACCGCAACGAAGAAGCATTGAGAGATGTCTGCTCGAAGCTCGGCGAACAGGCTATTCCCCTGGTCATCGATCTTCTGGACCCTAAAAGCGTGGGGCAAATGATGCCTGCTATCCTGGAGAAAGCGGGCCAGCTGGACATTTTCCACGCCAATGCCGGCTCCTACATCGGCGGCGAAGTGCTTGACGGCGACCCCGACGCCTGGGATCGCATGCTCAACCTGAACATCAACGCCGCCTTCCGTTCGGTGCACGCCGTCCTGCCGCATATGGTCGAACGCAAGACCGGCGATGTCATTCTGACGAGTTCGGTCGCCGGGATGATCCCGGTGGTATGGGAGCCGATCTATACGGCTTCCAAACATGCGGTCCAGGCCTTCGTCCATACCCTCAGGCGACAGGTCGCCAAGCACGGCTTGCGGGTCGGCGCCGTAGCACCCGGCCCTGTCGTGACCGCCCTTCTCAGCGATTGGCCGCAGGAAAAGCTCGACGAGGCACTCGCCGCCGGTGGCTTGATGGAGCCCAAAGAAGTGGCCGAAGCGGTGCTCTTCATGCTCACGCGCCCACGCAACGTCACCATCCGTGACCTCGTCATTCTACCGCAGAGCACCGACATCTGA
- a CDS encoding ABC transporter permease, giving the protein MMKTIENEPAAPVLLDRRDERVRHDDSLAGWVRAFWDRIRSGDLGSLPVIIGLVIIWTVFQALNPVFLSSANLVNMLFDCSTVGVISLGIVCILMVGEIDLSVGSVSGFASALVGVFWINQGWPVVLAILAAMAVGALIGSLYSFLFNRFGMPSFVSTLSGLLAVLGLQLYILGATGSINLTYGSWLVNFGQIMVMPDPVSYTLIALAGIAYFFSSYRTAARRRAAGLSSKSVSGLLLRAVVITVALEAVAFYLNQSRGIPWMFGLFVGLVAAMNYALTRTKWGRSMHAVGGNREAARRSGINVPRIYASAFVMCALLAATGGVLSAARLATASQQAGTGDVNLNAIAAAVIGGTSLFGGRGSAYSALLGIIVIQSIASGLTLLDLSSSLRYMITGAVLAVAVIVDSLARRSRISHGRA; this is encoded by the coding sequence ATGATGAAGACCATTGAGAACGAACCGGCAGCACCTGTTCTCCTCGATCGGCGTGACGAAAGAGTACGCCATGACGATAGCCTTGCCGGTTGGGTCCGCGCCTTCTGGGATCGTATCCGCTCCGGTGACCTCGGCTCGCTGCCTGTCATCATCGGCTTGGTGATCATCTGGACGGTGTTCCAGGCGCTCAATCCGGTGTTTCTCTCCAGCGCCAACCTCGTCAACATGCTATTCGATTGTTCGACGGTCGGCGTCATCTCGCTCGGCATCGTCTGCATCCTGATGGTCGGCGAAATCGATCTGTCCGTCGGTTCAGTCAGCGGCTTCGCCTCGGCGCTGGTCGGCGTCTTCTGGATCAACCAGGGCTGGCCGGTGGTACTGGCCATACTTGCCGCAATGGCGGTCGGCGCCTTGATCGGATCACTTTACTCCTTCCTCTTCAACCGCTTCGGCATGCCGAGCTTCGTCTCTACCCTGTCGGGACTGCTCGCCGTTCTCGGGCTGCAGCTCTATATTCTCGGAGCGACCGGCTCGATCAATCTGACCTATGGCTCGTGGCTCGTGAATTTCGGGCAGATAATGGTCATGCCGGATCCGGTCTCCTATACGCTCATTGCGCTTGCCGGCATTGCGTATTTTTTCTCCAGCTACCGCACCGCGGCGCGGCGGCGGGCCGCCGGGCTGTCGTCGAAATCCGTCAGCGGACTGCTTCTGCGCGCCGTCGTGATCACTGTTGCCCTGGAAGCGGTAGCCTTCTATCTCAACCAGTCGCGCGGAATTCCCTGGATGTTCGGCCTTTTCGTCGGCCTCGTCGCGGCTATGAATTATGCGCTGACCCGCACGAAATGGGGGCGCTCCATGCATGCCGTCGGCGGCAACAGGGAGGCGGCCCGCCGCTCCGGCATCAATGTGCCGCGTATCTATGCCAGCGCCTTCGTCATGTGCGCCCTGCTGGCCGCGACCGGCGGCGTGCTCTCGGCGGCGCGATTGGCGACGGCCAGTCAGCAGGCCGGCACCGGCGACGTCAATCTCAACGCCATCGCTGCGGCGGTCATCGGCGGCACCAGCCTGTTCGGCGGACGCGGCAGTGCCTACTCGGCCCTTCTCGGCATCATCGTCATTCAGTCGATCGCGAGCGGTCTGACGCTCCTCGATCTGTCGTCATCGCTTCGTTACATGATCACGGGGGCCGTTCTTGCCGTAGCCGTCATCGTGGACTCGCTGGCACGCCGATCGCGTATTTCGCACGGCCGGGCCTAA